In the Armatimonadota bacterium genome, TATGAATCCATCCAAGGACTACCGGCACGATCTAGACTACCTTCTGCAACAAGACCTTATCGCTAATTTCATTCCATCTATAGGGCAAAAGCCTTGGCAAGTTGTTTATGCCATTGATGACAGGGGTCCCGACAGATCTGCTATCTTTTGTGCGTTGTTGGAGCGCAAAGCGGTTAAAGGGGCGTTGGAGAAGGACGGCTGGGACTTGGCCATAGGCGATGGCCTTCCTGGTTTCAGTCAGTCCTGGCAAGAAGGGAAAACAACAACGACTTACCACCGATTCGGCACCGAAGGACTGCGCCCTCTAGTTATATCGAGGAACTTCCACGGAGCGTTCCCTTGCTACTTAGAGCTGTGCGAAGAGTTTCGGCTCTTCCATAACCTTGCGGAGGATCATCAGCGTGGGCTTTTGTTGGACTTCGATGAATCGGGGTATGAAGTAGAAGTAGCGCGGATAACCGAACGCAAAGTAGAAGTAAACTGGAGATACTTGCTGCAGTTCCTTGCAGCTACGCAACTGTATCTTGCCATATACTTCGACTCTATCCGTTATTCTATGATCCCATTGGAGAAGGTTCCCAAAGAGAAGCAACAGTTAGAATATCGAGAGAAGAAAATGCGGTACTCTGTAAATGTTCGGGAATGCGATTTCCAGAGAGACTACCGTACATTGTCCCGCCTGTTGGGCAAGGTTATCGTTGCGCCGCTGCCCATTAAGAAATGTGGCAAGTGGCCATTCGAGGAGAGAGGGACGGACCCCGAGGTGTCATTTATCATCGGCGTTACTCCTGATGGCCGATTCCAAGAGTTCACTTCCAACCCAGAAAAGCTTTCTAACTATTTCGGCGCCAATCAAGGGGCGCCGCACTACCTGACGCCAGTGTATTTTAGAAAGGAGGTGTTGCAAAAATACTACGCGGAACCCGATCGATATTCTGTTGAGGATGGTTATCTCCGCTGTCTTGGTCTTTGGGGGATGCAGATCGATAACGATCATCCGACCCACGTTATTGCGTTCCTTGGTGACCTTGGTCGCGATCTCCCTTACCGCGAGCGCTTGCACTGGAAGCAGTACAATGTGCCGCCGCCAGCAAATGCAGGTATCAGTGCCACCTGTTTCCGTCGGAGCTTTCTAGCGCAATTTGCTGATCCCGAGAGTGTAGATCTCGTTTTTACCCAGAAGTACCAGGAATTGAACAAGACCTGGCGTGAACGGATGGGATGGCCGCTTTTTCTCGAGCCAAAACCTGGGGATGAGCATGTCTTAGCGGTGCACATTCCCGTTACTGGTTCCCAACGTGAGTTAGACGAGCAAATTCTGGCTCTTACAAAACTGCTTGTGGACTCGCTCAACGAACAGGGACTGGAAAGGGAGTTGACCGAGAAACGCAAAGAGGAGCGAGGCATCCAAAAGTTTGAACGCTTCCTTAAAAACAAGGGATGTAAGCATGGAGAAGAAATAATCGTCTTTCTACGAGACCTTCAAGGTCTTCGCTCTGCTGGTGTAGCTCATCGCAAGGGCAGTGAGTATGAGCGACGATTAGAAAGATTAGGAATACTGGGAAAGGATAATCGAGACGTGATGAAAATTCTATTGATGCGAGCGGTAAATGCTCTTCACTTACTGCTGCTTGACTGCGTGCAGGGTATGGAATGAAGAGAGCGTTGTACGAGTCAGAAGTCGAATCGGTTGCCCTTTCGTGGCTGGAATGGCTCGGCTGGACGATCAAGCACGGCCCGGAGATCGCCCCGGATGGGCTGTTTGCCGAGCGGCAGGACTACCGCGAGGTGGTGTTGACGCAGCGGCTGCGAGATGCCATGGCACGGCTGAACCCGGACCTGCCCCAGGAGGCGCTGGAGGATGCTTTCCGCAAGATTACAAATCCCGAGGGCGCCACGCTCGAAGCCCGCAACCGTGCATTCCACCGGATGCTCGTGGACGGTGTGACCGTAGAGTACCGACGACCCGACGGAACCATCGCCGGGGCACAAACGCGAGTCCTCGACTTCGAAGATCCGGAAAACAACGATTGGCTGGCGGTGAACCAGTTTACGGTCAGCGAGAATCGCCACACGCGCCGGCCAGACATCGTCCTGTTCGTCAACGGGCTCCCTCTTGCCATCATCGAATTGAAGAATCCCGCCGACGAGGAGGCCACCATCTGGACGGCCTTCCAGCAACTCCAGACCTACAAAGCCGAGCTGCCGTCGCTCTTTTCGCTCAATGAACTGCTGGTCATCTCCGACGGGCTCGAGGCGCGCCTCGGTACCCTCACAGCCGGTCGGGAATGGTTCAAGCCTTGGCGTACGATCTCGGGGAAACAGGTCGAGGATATCGGGGTGTCGCAGCTCGAGGTCCTGCTGAAGGGTGTCTTCGACCGCAGGCGCTTTCTTCAACTCCTGCGAGATTTCATCGTCTTCGAGGATGATAGAAGCGGGAAACTCGACAAGAAGGTTGCAGGATACCACCAGTTCCACGCGGTTCAGGTGGCTGTGGCCGAAACACTCCGGGCAGCACATTTGCGAGCCGAGGCCGATCACGTGGCCGAGCAATCTGGCCGCTATGAGGCAGGCCGAAAACCCGGCGGGAAACCTGGCGACCGTCGAATCGGTGTTGTCTGGCACACGCAGGGATCCGGCAAGAGCCTCACCATGGTGTTTTACGCAGGGCGGATCATCCGCGAACCAGCGATGGAAAATCCGACCCTTGTCGTCCTCACCGACCGCAACGACCTGGACGATCAACTCTACGGCACCTTCGCCCGCTGCCAGGGTCTCCTGCGCCAGCCGCCGGTGCAGGCCGAAAGCCGCGCCCACCTGCGCGAATTGCTCTCCGTGCAGGCGGGCGGGGTGGTCTTCACCACGATCCAGAAGTTCCTGCCGGAAGAACGCGGCGATCGCCACCCGATCCTTTCCGAGCGCCGCAACATCGTCGTCATTGCAGATGAAGCCCACCGCAGCCAGTACGACTTCATTGACGGCTTCGCCCGTCACATACGCGACGCGTTGCCGAACGCCTCGTTCATCGCCTTTACGGGCACGCCGCTCGAACTCGAAGACCGAAACACCCGTCTGATCTTCGGCGACTATATCTCCATTTACGACATCCAGCGCGCGGTCGAGGACGGGGCGACCGTGCCGATCTATTATGAGAGCCGCCTGGCCAAGCTCGAGCTGGATGAACAGGAGCGGCCGAGGATCGACCCAGAGTTCGAGGAAGTCACCGAGGGCGAGGAGGTCGAGCGGAAAGAGAAGCTCAAGACGAAGTGGGCGCAGCTCGAGGCGATTGTCGGGGCGGAGAAGCGGATTCGTCTGATCGCCCAGGACGTCGTGGAGCACTTCGAGCGACGCCTCCAGGCGTTGGACGGGAAGGCCATGGTCGTGTGCATGAGCCGGCGCATCTGCGTGGATCTGTACCGTGAGATCGTGAAACTGCGGCCCCAGTGGCACCACGACGATGACGACAAAGGTGTGGTCAAGGTCGTCATGACCGGCTCGGCGTCCGACCCCTCGGACTGGCAACCCCATATTCGGAATAAACAGCGCCGCGAACTCCTCGCAAATCGCTTCCGGAATCCCAACGATCCCTTCGAGATGGTGATCGTGCGCGATATGTGGCTGACGGGGTTCGACTGCCCGAGCCTGCACACGATGTACCTGGACAAGCCCATGCGCGGTCACGGGCTCATGCAGGCCATCGCGCGCGTCAACCGCGTCTTCCGCGATAAGCCCGGCGGGCTCGTGGTGGATTACCTGGGTCTCGCCCACGAACTGAAGCAGGCGCTGGCGACCTATACCGAGAGCGGCGGGACCGGCTGGACGGCGATTTCGCAGGAGAAAGCGGTCACCGTCATGCTCGAAAAGTACGAGGTCTGCAGCGACCTCTTCCACGGCTTCGACTGGTCGCGCTGGAAGACAGGGCGCCCCGAGGAGCGCTTGAGTCTCCTCCCCGCTGCCCAGGAGCATATCCTTGGCCAGGAGGACGGAAAGGAGCGGCTACTTGCGGCGGTGCGGGATCTCTCGCGCGCCTTCGCCCTCGCTGTCCCCCACGAGGAGGCCATGCGGATCCGCGACGACGTGGCGTTCTTCCAGGCGGTGCGGGCCGCCCTGGTCAAGCGCGCGCCGGGAGAGCCGAAGGCCGAGGAGGAACTGGACCAGGCCATCCGCCAGATCGTCTCCCGTGCCGTGGCACCCGAGGGCATGGTGGACCTCTTTGCCGCCGCCGGCTTGAAGAAGCCCGACATCTCGATCCTTTCTGACGAGTTCCTGGCCGAGGTCCGGGGTATGGAGCACAAGAATCTGGCCGTGGAGCTTTTGCGCAAGCTCCTCGCCGGTGAGATCCGGACGCGGCGGCGGAAGAACGTCGTCCAGGCGCGGTCGTTCGCCGAGCTGCTCGAGCAGGCGATCCGGCGCTACGAGAACCGTGCCATCGAGGCGGCACAGGTGATCGAGGAGCTGATCGCCCTCGCCAAGGAGATGCGCGAAGCCGACCAGCGCGGCGAGGCGCTGGGGCTCACTGAAGAGGAGCTCGCCTTCTACGACGCGCTGGAGACCAACGACAGCGCGGTGAAGGTGCTGGGGGAGCCCACGCTGCGGCGGATCGCGCAGGAGCTGGTGCGCACCGTCCGGGACAACGTGACCGTGGACTGGACGGTGCGTGAGAGCGTGCGGGCGCAGCTTCGGGTGGTCGTCAAGCGCATCCTCCGAAAGTACGGCTACCCGCCGGACAAGCAGGAGAAGGCTACGCTCACAGTGCTTGAACAGGCGGAAGCGTTGTCGGAGGTGTGGGCGCAGGCGGCATGATGCGGCCTGGCGGGGGATCCGGGCGAGTTCTGGCTCCCGGGTGACCTACCAACCCACCGCGTAGGACAGCCTGCGGGGATCGGCGGCTGCGGCCACCACGCCCTCGGCGGGGTCGCGCAGCGCCGCGCAGACCCCGCCCGCCTGCGGCGTCCACTGGGGCCAGGACTCCACCCGGTGGCCTCGGGCCTGCAGGTCGGCACGGACTTCCTCGGGGATGCGCGCTTCGGCCCGCACCAGGCCTGGCTCGTAGCGGTGGGGGTGGGTGGAGGCCGGGAAACTGTAGGTGGCGACCCGGGCCGCCTCCACCGCCTCCTGGGGGTCCATCCCGTACTCGATGAGGTTGAGGAGAAACTGCAGCATGGCCTGGGGCTGCACGTCGTAGCCGGGCGTCCCGAAGGCCAGGACGAATCCGTCCGCGCGGGTCACCACGGCGGGGCTGGGGGTCAGCCGGGGGCGCTTGCCCGGCGCCACACAGGCGGGGTGGAAGGGGTCCAGCCAGGACTGGCTGCCCCGCGGCGAGATGACGATCCCTAGCCCCGGCACCAGAGGTGTCTCCAGCACGCCGTCGCTGGGCGTGGCGGAAAAGGCGTTGCCGTCGCTGTCGACGATGCACACGTAGCTGGTGTCGGCGGCTCCCTCCCGCCCGCCGGCCCAACGGGGCTCGGGTGGGGGAACCGGGGCGGCGGGGCGTCCTGCGTCCCCAGGTTCCGGCATGCCGGGGAACGCCCGGCGGGGGTCGATGCGGTCCCGCCACCTGGCAGCGTACCCTTTGGACAGCAGCACGTCCACCGGCACCGGCACGAAGTCCGGGTCCCCGTAATACGCGTGGCGGTCGGCGAAAGCCGCCAGTAGCGCCTGCAGGATCAGGTGGAGGCTGTCGGCGGACTTGTGGGGGAGGGAGGCCAGGTCATAGCCTTCTAGGATGTTGAGGGCCTGCAGGAGCACCGGGCCCTGGCACCACGGCCCGCACCCGAAGACGTCGTATCCCCGGTAGGTGGTGCGCACGGGAGGCTCCTGCCCGACGCGGAAGCGGGCGAGGTCGTCGGTGGTCAGCAGTCCCCCTTCTTGCTGACAGAACGCGGCCAGCCGCTGCGCGATGTCGCCCCGGTAGAACCGGTCGCGCACCGCCTGCAGGCCCTGCGCCCGGGAGGTGGTCGTGCCCTCGGCCTCCACCAGCAGGCGCAGGGTGGCGGCCAGCTCGCGCTGGACCAGGACCTCGCCCACCTGCGGCGGGCGGCCGCGGGGAAGGTAGACGGCGCGGGTGGACGGCCAGCGTTCCAGCGCGGGGGCGGCGGAGGCGAGATTGTCGTGGAGGAACCGGTTGACGGGGAACCCCTGCTCGGCCAGCTCGATGGCGGGGGCGGCGACGTCGGCGAAGCGCATGGTGCCGAAGGCCGCCAGGGCTTCAACCCACGCGTCCAGGGCGGCGGGGACCACGCTGGCCAGGATGCCGCTGGAGATGTCCCCGCCGCGGCGGAAGAGCTCGTCGACCGTGGCCGCCTGCGGCCAGCGCCCCAGGCCGCTGATGGTCGCCACCTGGCCGTCGGCGCGGCGCACCACGATGGGCGCCACCCCTCCCACGTTGGTCATGTCGGGTTGCACCACGTTGAGGCACAGGCCGGCGGCCACGCCGGCGTCCACCACGGTACCCCCAGCCTCCAGGATCCGCGCCGCCGCCTGGCTGGCCAGGTGGTGGCCGGAGGCCACCGCGTAGCGGCGCCCCATCACGGGCGGGCGCGTGGTGGGAAGAGGTCGCAGCGCGATCACGGCGCGCGTCCTCCGTCGGGGAACGCAAGTGCCCACGCGGGGAAGTCCTGGTTCGAGTGCGCCGTCACCGGTCGTCCCTCTGCACCCGCCTGTGCGCCTGCGGTGCGAACGCGGACGACGAGGATCGCCCCTGTCGGAATCACCACCCGCCGGTGCGCCTGCGGGAACCGTCCGCGTCGGGAGGACGTTCGCACCGGCGTCCTCACAGCTGACCACGCAGCCGCGGGTCGAGGACATCCCGCAGCCGGTCCCCGATCAGGTTGAAGGCCAGGACCACCAGGGTGATCGCCAATCCGGGAAGGGTCGGCATCCACCACGCCTGCCACACGACTTCCTGAGACTCGCCGAGCATCTGTCCCAGACTGGGCGTAGGCGGCTGGATCCCCAGCCCCAGGAAACTGAGCGCGGCCTCCCAGATGATCACCACCGGCAGCTGCAGCGTGGCCAACACCAGCATGGTGGGGAGCACGTTGGGCAGCACGTGGTGTAGCAGGATCCTCCTCTCCGACGCGCCGGCAGCCCGGGCGGCCGTCACGAACTCGCGCTCGGCCAGCGCCAGGACCTCGGCGCGGATCACCCGGGCGTAGGTGGGCCACCCCGCGACGGCGAGGACCAGGATGATCTGCGCGAGCCCGGTGCCCAGCACCGCGACCACGGCGATCATCAGCAGGAGGGTAGGAATCGCCAGTTGAGTGTCCACGACACGCATCAGGACCAGGTCCAACCACCCCCGGCGGAACCCGGTGACCAGCCCCGCCACCAGGCCTGCGACGGCGGACAGGGGCACCACTGCCAGGCCCACCAGCAGCGAGATGCGCAGACCGACCACCAGGCGGCTGAGGATGTCGCGTCCGAGCTTGTCCGTCCCCAGCAGGTGCAGCTGGTCGCGCACGGGTGTCAGGGAAGGAGGGTGGAGCGTCAGGCTGAGGTTCTGGGCCGACGGGTCGTAGGGCGGAACCCAGGACAACCCGAAGCCGGCGACGACCACCGCGCCGAGCAGCGCGACTGCCACCGCGCCCGACGGCCGGCGCAGCAGGCGGGCGGCTGGCGATGTGCGCCTACGCCCGCGCCGTGGTTGCGCGAAGGCGAGGGTCCACCCAGCCATACAGCAGGTCGATGACGAAGTTCACGGTGAGGAACACGGCGGCCCCCACGATGGTGACGCCCTGCACCACCGGGAAATCTCGAGCCAGCACTGCCTGCACCGCCAGCCGTCCCATCCCGGGCCAGGCGAAGATGGACTCCACGATCACCGCGCCGCCCAGCATGCGGCCGAAGTCCATCCCCAGCACCGTGAGGATGGGCAGCAGCGCGTTGCGCAGCCCGTGGCGCACCAGCACTGCGCGGGAACTCAGCCCTTTGGCCCTGGCGGTGCGCACGTAGTCCTGGGCCAGGACCTCCAGCAGACTGGCCCGGGTCAGACGGCTGATCTGCGCTCCGTAGAAGCCGCCCAGGACCACGGCCGGCATGAGGAGGTGGGCGAGGCTACCGTACCCGGAGATGGGCAGCCAGCCCAGGTGCACCCCGAACGCGATGATGAGCAGCAGCCCCAGCCAGAAGCTGGGCACGCTGGTGCCCACCAGGGCTGCCGTCATGGCAGCTGTATCCCACAGCGACCCCCGGCGGGCGGCGGCCACCAGGCCCAACGTTACGCCCGTGCCCACCGCCACCGCCAGGCCGGCCAGGGCCAGTTCGAAGGTCGCCCGCAGGCGCTCGACGATGAGCTCGGCCACGGGCAGTCCCTGGCGGAAGGAGTAGCCGAGGTCTCCACGGGCCACCCGCGCCAGGTAGCGGAGGTACTGCACCCCCAGGGGTTGGTCCAGCCCGTAGGCCCGGCGGATCCGTTCCATGTCCTCGCGCGTGGCGTCCTGGGATACCAGGAGGGTGACGGGGTCTCCGCTGGCGTGCAGCAGGACAAAGACGACTGACACCACGCCCAGCAGCGCCGTCACCGACAGTATCAGTCGCCGGATGGCCAGCTCACCCATGGCGCCCAACCCCACGCCGACAGCCGTGGCCTTCCGTCCCGCCAGCGGGCGTCGGGTCTTCCCGACCGTGCCGGAGTCCGCTGCGGGGCCGGTGGTCCACCCCTGGGAAAGGGGAGACCTGTAGGGTCACAGCGTCACTTCCAGGCTGCGTCCACCATGGTCAGGAGCAGGTCCGGGCGCGGCGTCCACTCCAGGTTGCGGTGCATCCCGTAGACGTTGGGCGCGGTGAACAAAGAGATGGCTGGAGCCTCCTCCACGAACATCGCCTGGATCCGCCGTGAGACCTCCCGCATCCGTGCCTCGTCCGTTGCGGTGTCGGCGGACTCCATCAGCTGGTCGAACTGTGGGTTGCCGGGGCGCCACAACGACCACTCCCCGCGTGAGTAGAAGGCCCGGAACGGGATGATGTGGCTGAGACCAAAGAAGTCGGTAAATCGCGTGAACCAGCCGTCTTCGGCCAGCTGGCGGGCCTGCACGGTGCGCAGCTGCACACCGTACTCGGTCACGTTGACCCGGGCGCGCACTCCCACTCGCGCGAGCTGGTCGGCCACAGCCAGGGTGATGTCGCGGTCGCCCGGATAGGCGCCGCTGGTCGTGGTGATGGAAAAGTCCACGCCGTCGGCGTAGCCGGCCTCCCGCAACAGCGCTCGGGCGCGGTCGGGGTTGTAGGAGAACCCCGCCAGGGAGGTGTCGCAGCCCAGCATGACCTCGGTGCAGAACGTACCGACCTGCGATCCCACGCCGCGCATCACGCTGGCCAGGATGGCCTGGCGGTCCACGGCGTAGTTGAGGGCCTGCCGGACCCGGCGGTCCGCCAGGGGCTTGTCCCGGGGGATGTTCACCAGGTTGTAGATCACGAAGAAGACGCTCAGGCTCTTGCCGGGCACCAGCTTGGCACGCCCCGACAGCTGCAGGGGGCGGAAGAGCTCGGGGGGCACCAGGTTGATGAGGTGCACCGACCCGGTCAGCAGTTCGGCCAGGCGGGACGACTCGGACGGGATGGCGCGGAAGATCACCCGGCCGATTTGCGGACGGCCGCCCCAGTACGCGGAGTTGGCCTCCAGCTCGACGCGGTCGTCCCGCACCCACCGGGCGAACCGGTAGGGCCCGGTGCCCACGGGCTGGCGCACCAGGGCCTCATCCCCGTTTTGGGCCAGGTAGTTCGGAGGGACGATCATGCCGTAGTAGCCAAGGAAGCGCGGCAGCAGCGGCCAGGGACGCTCGGTGGTGAATCGGACGGTGAAGTCGTCCACTACAGTGACGGACTTGACCAGCCGCAGAGCTCCCGCACCAGGCCAGCGCGTCCGAGGATCCAGCATGCGCTCGAATGAGAACTTGACTGCCTGGGCGTTGAACGGCTCGCCGTTGTGGAACCGGACGCCCTGGCGCAACCGGAACTCCCAGGTGGTAGGGTCCACAGCGCGCCACGACACCGCCAGCCCCGGGTGGAGGGTGAGGTCGGCGTCGCGCCGGACCAGAGTCTCATAGATGTTGGCCAGGACGTTCATAGCGTGGGTCAGGGTCGTCTTGTGAGGGTCGCCGGTCTGGATGTCGACACCCTGGGCCACCACCAGGGCCTCCGGTACCCGGGGCTGGGCCTGGCCCCAGGTCCCGACGCCCACGACTGTGAGCAGGACCGCCGCTGCAACCACCGCGGACACCACGCGCACGCACACTCCCCCCTTCTGTGGGCCGCCCGTATTCCCGGGCAGCACGCCGGGGACGCGACCCGCGGCCTTCCGGACAACATCCCGCGGCCCGCGCAGAGAGAGTGACGTGCTGCTCGCCGCTCGACAGCAGGGACACAGGCGGCGTT is a window encoding:
- a CDS encoding type I restriction endonuclease subunit R, which encodes MKRALYESEVESVALSWLEWLGWTIKHGPEIAPDGLFAERQDYREVVLTQRLRDAMARLNPDLPQEALEDAFRKITNPEGATLEARNRAFHRMLVDGVTVEYRRPDGTIAGAQTRVLDFEDPENNDWLAVNQFTVSENRHTRRPDIVLFVNGLPLAIIELKNPADEEATIWTAFQQLQTYKAELPSLFSLNELLVISDGLEARLGTLTAGREWFKPWRTISGKQVEDIGVSQLEVLLKGVFDRRRFLQLLRDFIVFEDDRSGKLDKKVAGYHQFHAVQVAVAETLRAAHLRAEADHVAEQSGRYEAGRKPGGKPGDRRIGVVWHTQGSGKSLTMVFYAGRIIREPAMENPTLVVLTDRNDLDDQLYGTFARCQGLLRQPPVQAESRAHLRELLSVQAGGVVFTTIQKFLPEERGDRHPILSERRNIVVIADEAHRSQYDFIDGFARHIRDALPNASFIAFTGTPLELEDRNTRLIFGDYISIYDIQRAVEDGATVPIYYESRLAKLELDEQERPRIDPEFEEVTEGEEVERKEKLKTKWAQLEAIVGAEKRIRLIAQDVVEHFERRLQALDGKAMVVCMSRRICVDLYREIVKLRPQWHHDDDDKGVVKVVMTGSASDPSDWQPHIRNKQRRELLANRFRNPNDPFEMVIVRDMWLTGFDCPSLHTMYLDKPMRGHGLMQAIARVNRVFRDKPGGLVVDYLGLAHELKQALATYTESGGTGWTAISQEKAVTVMLEKYEVCSDLFHGFDWSRWKTGRPEERLSLLPAAQEHILGQEDGKERLLAAVRDLSRAFALAVPHEEAMRIRDDVAFFQAVRAALVKRAPGEPKAEEELDQAIRQIVSRAVAPEGMVDLFAAAGLKKPDISILSDEFLAEVRGMEHKNLAVELLRKLLAGEIRTRRRKNVVQARSFAELLEQAIRRYENRAIEAAQVIEELIALAKEMREADQRGEALGLTEEELAFYDALETNDSAVKVLGEPTLRRIAQELVRTVRDNVTVDWTVRESVRAQLRVVVKRILRKYGYPPDKQEKATLTVLEQAEALSEVWAQAA
- a CDS encoding gamma-glutamyltransferase family protein; protein product: MIALRPLPTTRPPVMGRRYAVASGHHLASQAAARILEAGGTVVDAGVAAGLCLNVVQPDMTNVGGVAPIVVRRADGQVATISGLGRWPQAATVDELFRRGGDISSGILASVVPAALDAWVEALAAFGTMRFADVAAPAIELAEQGFPVNRFLHDNLASAAPALERWPSTRAVYLPRGRPPQVGEVLVQRELAATLRLLVEAEGTTTSRAQGLQAVRDRFYRGDIAQRLAAFCQQEGGLLTTDDLARFRVGQEPPVRTTYRGYDVFGCGPWCQGPVLLQALNILEGYDLASLPHKSADSLHLILQALLAAFADRHAYYGDPDFVPVPVDVLLSKGYAARWRDRIDPRRAFPGMPEPGDAGRPAAPVPPPEPRWAGGREGAADTSYVCIVDSDGNAFSATPSDGVLETPLVPGLGIVISPRGSQSWLDPFHPACVAPGKRPRLTPSPAVVTRADGFVLAFGTPGYDVQPQAMLQFLLNLIEYGMDPQEAVEAARVATYSFPASTHPHRYEPGLVRAEARIPEEVRADLQARGHRVESWPQWTPQAGGVCAALRDPAEGVVAAAADPRRLSYAVGW
- a CDS encoding ABC transporter permease, which gives rise to MGELAIRRLILSVTALLGVVSVVFVLLHASGDPVTLLVSQDATREDMERIRRAYGLDQPLGVQYLRYLARVARGDLGYSFRQGLPVAELIVERLRATFELALAGLAVAVGTGVTLGLVAAARRGSLWDTAAMTAALVGTSVPSFWLGLLLIIAFGVHLGWLPISGYGSLAHLLMPAVVLGGFYGAQISRLTRASLLEVLAQDYVRTARAKGLSSRAVLVRHGLRNALLPILTVLGMDFGRMLGGAVIVESIFAWPGMGRLAVQAVLARDFPVVQGVTIVGAAVFLTVNFVIDLLYGWVDPRLRATTARA
- a CDS encoding ABC transporter substrate-binding protein, with product MRVVSAVVAAAVLLTVVGVGTWGQAQPRVPEALVVAQGVDIQTGDPHKTTLTHAMNVLANIYETLVRRDADLTLHPGLAVSWRAVDPTTWEFRLRQGVRFHNGEPFNAQAVKFSFERMLDPRTRWPGAGALRLVKSVTVVDDFTVRFTTERPWPLLPRFLGYYGMIVPPNYLAQNGDEALVRQPVGTGPYRFARWVRDDRVELEANSAYWGGRPQIGRVIFRAIPSESSRLAELLTGSVHLINLVPPELFRPLQLSGRAKLVPGKSLSVFFVIYNLVNIPRDKPLADRRVRQALNYAVDRQAILASVMRGVGSQVGTFCTEVMLGCDTSLAGFSYNPDRARALLREAGYADGVDFSITTTSGAYPGDRDITLAVADQLARVGVRARVNVTEYGVQLRTVQARQLAEDGWFTRFTDFFGLSHIIPFRAFYSRGEWSLWRPGNPQFDQLMESADTATDEARMREVSRRIQAMFVEEAPAISLFTAPNVYGMHRNLEWTPRPDLLLTMVDAAWK
- a CDS encoding ABC transporter permease, which translates into the protein MAVALLGAVVVAGFGLSWVPPYDPSAQNLSLTLHPPSLTPVRDQLHLLGTDKLGRDILSRLVVGLRISLLVGLAVVPLSAVAGLVAGLVTGFRRGWLDLVLMRVVDTQLAIPTLLLMIAVVAVLGTGLAQIILVLAVAGWPTYARVIRAEVLALAEREFVTAARAAGASERRILLHHVLPNVLPTMLVLATLQLPVVIIWEAALSFLGLGIQPPTPSLGQMLGESQEVVWQAWWMPTLPGLAITLVVLAFNLIGDRLRDVLDPRLRGQL